The DNA region CCCAGCCATAAGAGGAAGTACAAACCActaaaagtgaaaaatctaAGTACGAATCTCGATATAGATCTCAGTGTTGAcgaatttcttgatttatATCAACACGAAAGTGGTGTGAAATCACTAGGTGATACATTTTCTATGGTGGATTCGAAATACGACGAAAATAGATGGGATGATACAAGCAGTGTTAGCAGCGGTCAGGAAGGTGAGTATGAAGATAATGCTAATATAccaaaaaatcaaaaggTGATTTACGTTCCGAATATGGCTACGAGGTCAAAGAAAGCCAGTAAAAGAGAGAAATGGGTTTATGAGGATGCTGCCAGAAATGCGTGCGGTAATATCATTAACAATCTATCTACCGCGCCGGTAATTACCATCGATGCCATTAGAGATGAGACGATGGAAATCATTGCAATAACTTCATTGGCACAAAAGGATGAATGGTTGAGAAAGGTTTTTGGATCCGGTAACAACTCTACGCCTCGAAGTTTCGCAACCAGTATCTATAACAGTTTATCTAAAGAAGCTAGTAAAGGAAATCACTGGGCCATTTTGCATTGCCACAAGACAGGAAAATCATGTATCATTGATTTGCAAAGATAGTATTTGGTTGCTTTCTCGGCATTCGACTTTCTGACATAATGGTGTTCAACTTGTATTTTGCAtgtaatatatatatacctatgtatgtatatttattgataatatttatGAATTAAAAGTAAAGTTTAcgtattttcatttttaattagCAAGTTTACTCAGTAGATCCTGTATATTAGAGGTTATACCAGAGCCCTCGGCAATATTTCCATCATTGTTCTCTATCTCTTCATTGTTTGTATCTGAAGATGTGTTATTTTCGTCCGAATAATCAGTCACTTTGGTCCTCTTGACATCTTCCTGTTCGTCATCTTCTGCATATACAGGTTGACTTCTTTTATTAGCGGTTTTTTCTCCATCATTATCACTACTAGAGGAGTCATCATCGTCGTCGTcgtcatcattattatattcGTAACTTGgtaaaatatcttcattcttttcGGCTTGGTCCATTTTTGAAGGGTCCTTGGACAGTAATAAAAAGTCAATTTCACTCATCATTGATTCGCTCTCttctaatttatttttttgttcgTCCAGAAGTCTTGATAATTCTGCAATTGTCTTCTTTCTACTTGTTATATCATTTAAGATACTATCTTTAGTAACATGAgcaattttatttacagttttaaaattttcagcgTATACCACACTACTGGAGTCCAATTCCATTATAGATTTATCGAATCTTGATTTTAACGATTTTATATTATGTTCATTTTTCCTCACTTTCATGTATTCAGTTACTGCTACCTTGAAATCAGATGGGATATCAGCTTTTGAGTGagaatcatcttcaaatctcCGAAGAAGACTATTTAAAGTATCTTTTGAGAAGGTACCTCTTTCTTTCCATATAGTAACCACTCTTTTAACTTTCTGTTTCAGATCTGATGGAAAATCGCGGTAGATCTTACTCAATGCATTTAAAATAACACCGTTAAAAGACTCTTGAAAATGTCCAATCTTTTGTCCCTTGGCCTGTTGTACGACGTGATTCACAAGGTATATGGCTAGTAGCTTTCTTCTTGTATTTACGTCCGGTCTGAGAACATACGAGTTCCAACATTTCGCAATTTTATTGGAATCCCGATATTGACTTAGAACCCACTTTgcagaatttgaaatcgaTTCTTGAGAATCTTCCAATGAGGTCAATTTGGAAATGAATTGGTCTTCAGAGAATGACATTTTCCTGGAGAGAATTCGTTCTTTATTCCAGCTTTATCGGGTTGAAATCCATTTCATCACTTAATGggttcttttcaatttttgagatTACATTAGATGTACAGGATTACCCCGCCAAATGACAGATTTTTAGCCTTAGCGTTAGAAGGCTTAAACTGATAGTTTACTGAACTAATGAAACTTTTATGGACAATTGCTATTGCATGGCATGggtgaaattttattggTTGTTGAGTACTTCATTGGGGCTTCAAAAGAGCTTTCTTTTGCAACTTTTTTGGAGGTTCTGTAAGCACTTAGAGTGATAATGCAGAGCCTTACTTGCTGTTAGAGCTTCTTAGATCGAATTGCGTCATGGTTGAAATATGCCTCCCGTAACTGTTTTAATTAGCAATAAATATCataatttgtaattttcTCACCTTTTTCTTGATTaatgtcattttcaaacaaaatATGAATTTATTTCAAGATAGGGTTGGATAACCCACTTATATAAAGTCATTTACTAGTGGCAATCATAATGTTATTCTCATAGCATCACATGACATTCAGCAAAATTAATCGCACATTTCGAATTCTAAGCTAAAAACTAGTTCTCTACTTACTCCGTTTATATAAGATTTGTAAACAAAGGCGTCATCATAATTTACTGTGGGGTTTTTACTTCTTAGCAACGTATTCAGCTAAATCAACAACTCTTGCAGAGTAACCGAATTCATTATCGTACCAGGAAACAAGTTTGACAAACTTTGGAGACAACTGAATACCTGCTGTAGCATCGAAAATTGAAGAGCGTGTGTCACCAATAAAGTCAGACGAGACGAGAGCATCTTCAGTGTAACCAATAATACCCTTCAATTTACCCTCAGCAACACTCTTgattaatttcttgatttcatcatacgaagtttctttcttcaattttactGTCAAATCAACGACGGAAACGTCAAAAGTTGGAACTCTGAAAGCCATACCGGTCAATTTACCTTGTAACTCAGGGATAACCTTGCCGACAGCCTTGGCTGCACCAGTAGATGCTGGAATGATGTTACCAGAGGCAGTTCTACCACCTCTCCAATCTTTATGTGATGGTCCATCGACAGTCTTTTGGGTAGCGGTTAAAGAGTGCACAGTGGTCATTAAACCTTCCTCAATACCGAATTCATCATTAATAACTTTGGCCAATGGGGCCAAACAGTTTGTGGTACAAGAAGCATTCGAAACAATGTTCTGACCCTTGTATGTCTCTTCATTGACACCACAAACGAACATTGGCGAGGTATTCGAAGGTGCAGTAATGACAACTTTCTTGGCACCGGCATCGATGTGTGTTTGGCAAGTGTCTAACTCTTTGAAGACACCAGTAGACTCGATGACAATATCGATGTTTAACTTACCCCATGGTAAGTTAGCTGGGTCTCTCTCTTGGAACACAGCGATCTTGTGGCCTTCCACGATGATGTGCTTGTCATCATGGGAAACTTCTCCCTTATATCTACCGTGAGTGGTATCATACAAGAACATATAGGCTGCATAGTCAGTTGGAATGAATGGATCATTGACAGCGACAACGTCAATGCTCTTTCTGGATAGAGCATTTCTTAGCACAATTCTACCAATTCTACCGAAACCGTTAATTGCAATTcttgtcattttttgattgatttatatatttataattaAGTAATTCTGGATATCACTCTTGTGGGTATGTGATAATGAATGTGAAGATCATTATTTACCAGCATCAAAAGAAGTATTACCCATCTTTATATATggtaaattaaataaaggGTCATATAGCCTTAAACactctttttgaaattagtaTAGAAATGATAGTCCGCCACTGCCAATTTAAATCATTCCATACCAGCATTCGTGAACTATCAAGTCCCTCAAACCCTTGTAAAGAaagaacttttcaaaatgggTCGTTTTGCAATTAGGTGGTTTGCAACACCCAAAAAGCTCTTGAATTTACTAAGCAACCTTGAAATTTACCGTGCTTGAGCCAGACCTTAATCTGGTTCATGTCTTTTCCCACATATGTTAGTGCGTTAAGAGAATGCACAGTGGCCTAGTTCACTTATCCTTCAAGAAAGGTGCGCTGAAACGTCCCAGTACAAAAGAAACGTTCTCAGATACGAATCATTTCCATTCTGCCTACTGAGGACCATAGTGGACATCTTACACACATACCAAGATCGCCCAATAACGCAGTTCATTAAGGGTTCCTGGCCTTTAAGTAACGactaattcttttttcagTTCGTCGGAATTCTCTGGAACGCCTTACTTTACACCATTTTCAGATTATTTGATGGGCTACATATCACCCATAACTTAGTGGAAGCTGAAGGATAACACTTTTTTCCTTAGAAGATGGAATATAATTCCATACATGCCTTAggtttattattttgattgtAGTATGCTTTAAGTTGCATCCGTTAGAGCGAATTCGAGGTTATTCAAGGGAATATATACTTCTCAATGTgagtaatttttcaagatttgtGTAAATATTATTGTAAACATTATTCATTCAGTGACTGGAGACATGGTACGTAGgttaaaatatattaatagATTTCATTGGTTATTATTATACATCTTATTGTTGGGCGTTAGTTGCAGCAGTGATCTTTGCTTGTTGAACCAAGTTACTTGGTGCATCCATAACAGGTAACATGATTTCGATCAATCTAATTCTAGAGTTCTTGTTGAAGTCCTTGTTACTCAATAAAGCGTCCCATTCACCTGTAGTTGCAATTCTGTGGTTTTCGTAGTCCTTGGCGCCGAAAGTTTCTAATAACTTCAAGTGCTTCCAGTTCTGGATTTCGTTGTATTGAGCGTTTTCACCGTGAATCAACTTCTCAATGGTATAACCATTGTTGTTTAAGACGAATAAATATGGTCTCAAGTTCCATCTAATCATGGTGGAGATTTCTTGCACTGTCAATTGTAAAGAACCGTCACcaatgaacaaaataaCTCTTCTGTTGATATCGAGTTCTTCAGCGGCGAATGCAGCACCTAAGACAGCACCACCAGTGAAACCAATTGAACCCCATAAGACTTGAGAGATACCGACGGCATGAGTTGGAAATTCAGATTGATTGATACCAAAGGCAGCGGTACCAGTTTCAGTGATGATAATATCACCTTCCTGGAAGAACTTTGATGCTTGGTTCCACATCCATTCTTGGGACAATGGGGTAGATGGACTACATGGCTTGTTAGATGGAACCTTAGCTGGAACAGGGATTGGCTTGTAACCCTTAACAGTTTGGTCAATGACCTTACTTAGTTTTTGTAGGACAAACTTCATTTGGACGCCTGGGAAAGTGGCATTCTTAATCTTGGTGTAATCAGAGTGGAATTCGACAACGTTCTTGGTCTTGTAGGAGTATGAGAAAGAACCGGTGTTGAAATCGGATAACAAAGCACCAACAGATAAGATTAAATCGGAAGATTCAACGGCCTTCTTAACTTCTGGTCTCGAAAGGGTACCGACATAAACCCCACCATATCTTGGATGTTGTTCATCGATTGAGCCCTTACCCATTGGAGTGGTGAAAGCAGGGAATTGGGTAGCATCAATCAATTGTCTAGTCTCCTTTCTGACATTATGTCTAGAGGCACAAGCATCAGACAAGATAACTGGGTTCTTTGCCGCCTTAACTAAAGATAAAATAGCGTCAATaacttcatcttcagcTTCAGGATCATTTGGTTTCAAAGATAAGTCAATTGGAGTTTCCAATAACTTAGCTGGGAGTTTGAAGTCAAACATATTGGCTGGAATACCTAGATACACTGGTCTTTGGGTGATGTACGTAGTCTTGATACATCTATCGAtttcagcagcagcagTAGCGATGTCAGTCAACACAGCAGTAGTCTCGGAGATGTTGGCAGACATTCTGTGGAAGACGGTGAAATCACCGTTACCTAAACTATGGTGTAATAATAATTGCTTAGCTTGAGAAGAGATGGATGGGACACCAACAACGTGTAAGACACCGACGTGTTCAGCGTAAGAACCGGCAATACCGTTTAAAGCTGATAATTCACCGACACCGAAGGTGGTAATGATACAAGACATACCCTTAATTCTAGCGTAACCATCAGCAGCATAAGCAGCGTTTAATTCGTTAGCGTTACCAGCCCATCTCATACCTGGGACTTCGTAGATCTTATCTAATAAGGCTAAATTGAAGTCACCTGGCAAACCGAAGATGGTTTTGACATCGACTTGAGATAATCTTTCGAATAGATATCTTCCTAGAGTAATTTCAGACATTATGTTAATTTGTTATTTAAAGTTGAAGAACTTTGATAGTGATGATACACTTCATAAATGAAACAGAATTGACACCAACAgtaagaaattgaattgaatCTACGTTGCTTTatatatcttgaaagaatCTTAACGATTTTTCAGACCTTACGAAGAAGACGCATCTTATCCAATACAGATCCGTAAGCATTAGAAAATGTCACCCTAAATGTACAAGGCATCCTATTGCTAGTTGATGGTCAACATCTTAACAAGAAGATGCCTATTTTTTGCATAAACGCATAAATGCATAAACTATGCGAATGTCACGTTCGGGAACCCAAAAATACGTAAGGAAGCCTCATGCGATGGGGGAAGTTCCAGGTGTTGGAATTGGCACATCACGCCCATCAACTCCGACGACTGGCCTTCTTGAACTTTGCAACACTTATGGAGTCGCCAACGGAGAGTAGAAGTGAGATGTGAGTGTGATGGGGAGTCTTCTTACGGCTTCATGCATTCGAGTTGGTCAGGAGTGCATGTGGCGTGAACACCCGTCTTtttacaaagaagaaaaattgatggtCAACATGAATTATATACTACGTACAACGAATAACTTGGTCCCTGGGCTTGTAAGTTTTTTGcatattttcattagttCATATTTACATTAGTTTATATTTACATAATCTTTTTCGTACTTCTTCCTTTCGTAATAATGGTacaattcaaagaagagCTCGAATGCAATCAGGTATATGATGATCCATTCCAGGAAAGAACTTTTCCTCTCGTTCAGTAAACTGATTAATAGTCTACATTCCTCCGTGGAATAGTCCAGTTTACTATTCAAGATACTGATTCTTGGTTTCATATCCAAATAATTggatattttcttgaaaatctCCTCTAATTGTGTCTCACTCCAATAGAGATCCGGCGTTTCTATCAGTTCGGAATATAGATTCAGTTGCCCTCGTATCATGAACAATCTCCCAATGAATCTCAGTAcatctttctctttcatcTTTGTATTCGTAACCCCTTTAGATATTTTCTCAGTAACCTTTCTGGTCTCTTTGATATGTGTTTCCATCTTATTCTCCAGAACAGCTAGCATCGTACTCCTCGATAGTCCACTCGAAAACGCAACCTTGTCCATAACTCCATATAAGGGACCTACtgaatttatcattatcagaTCTCCCAGAAGGAAACTGTTATCATCCTCCCTATCACAAATATCCTGAACAAAACTCAAATCTTCACTTTTCCTCAACTCAATATAATCCATGTCTTCGATCTCGAACTCATTCTCAGATAGTGGATTGATACAtgcattttcaattagAGGAATAATCTCGCTACGAAGAACGTTCTCTTCAATACCCCAACTGACAGTTGCTCCGTCTGAACCCATTATAAACACAGTCCCCTTCTCAAACTCAAGCAGTAGAACTTCATTGGGGATCAACTTcgtaattttgaaatttttcttcaccaGTATGTCATAACATTTGTCTAGGTCATACCTCTCACTCGTAGTGACACTTGTACATGAACTGAccttgaaattttcaacgAGTTTGTTCGTTAACTCTTTGATCTGAGGTTGCTTTACAATGGACCGTCTGAGATACTTTGATGAACTAATAGCAGAGCtattggaaattttgaagttcttCTGAGCTACACCCAATACAGCTGTCGAGCCAAGATTGCGAGTCAATGATCTCAATATAAACTGTGGTCTCAAGAACATTGAATTGTCTATTGTCCTGTCCGCTGGTATTTTTGCTCAATACCTTTCGGATACACTTAATTGACTGATCTTTTATACAGAATGGTAGAAAGTTTCACTTGGTGATATAAAAAGACATATTCTGGCTTTCCCATGAATAAATGCGCTCAAAGGGCTTCACACATCACAGACAAAATATATGTTAATTTTCGAGTATATAGTACACTTTTCTTTGGCTATTA from Kazachstania africana CBS 2517 chromosome 5, complete genome includes:
- the RTT103 gene encoding Rtt103p (similar to Saccharomyces cerevisiae RTT103 (YDR289C); ancestral locus Anc_5.300), producing MSFSEDQFISKLTSLEDSQESISNSAKWVLSQYRDSNKIAKCWNSYVLRPDVNTRRKLLAIYLVNHVVQQAKGQKIGHFQESFNGVILNALSKIYRDFPSDLKQKVKRVVTIWKERGTFSKDTLNSLLRRFEDDSHSKADIPSDFKVAVTEYMKVRKNEHNIKSLKSRFDKSIMELDSSSVVYAENFKTVNKIAHVTKDSILNDITSRKKTIAELSRLLDEQKNKLEESESMMSEIDFLLLSKDPSKMDQAEKNEDILPSYEYNNDDDDDDDDSSSSDNDGEKTANKRSQPVYAEDDEQEDVKRTKVTDYSDENNTSSDTNNEEIENNDGNIAEGSGITSNIQDLLSKLAN
- the MRX10 gene encoding Mrx10p (similar to Saccharomyces cerevisiae YDR282C; ancestral locus Anc_5.291), translated to MFLRPQFILRSLTRNLGSTAVLGVAQKNFKISNSSAISSSKYLRRSIVKQPQIKELTNKLVENFKVSSCTSVTTSERYDLDKCYDILVKKNFKITKLIPNEVLLLEFEKGTVFIMGSDGATVSWGIEENVLRSEIIPLIENACINPLSENEFEIEDMDYIELRKSEDLSFVQDICDREDDNSFLLGDLIMINSVGPLYGVMDKVAFSSGLSRSTMLAVLENKMETHIKETRKVTEKISKGVTNTKMKEKDVLRFIGRLFMIRGQLNLYSELIETPDLYWSETQLEEIFKKISNYLDMKPRISILNSKLDYSTEECRLLISLLNERKSSFLEWIIIYLIAFELFFELYHYYERKKYEKDYVNIN
- the KAFR0E01520 gene encoding alpha-keto acid decarboxylase family protein, giving the protein MSEITLGRYLFERLSQVDVKTIFGLPGDFNLALLDKIYEVPGMRWAGNANELNAAYAADGYARIKGMSCIITTFGVGELSALNGIAGSYAEHVGVLHVVGVPSISSQAKQLLLHHSLGNGDFTVFHRMSANISETTAVLTDIATAAAEIDRCIKTTYITQRPVYLGIPANMFDFKLPAKLLETPIDLSLKPNDPEAEDEVIDAILSLVKAAKNPVILSDACASRHNVRKETRQLIDATQFPAFTTPMGKGSIDEQHPRYGGVYVGTLSRPEVKKAVESSDLILSVGALLSDFNTGSFSYSYKTKNVVEFHSDYTKIKNATFPGVQMKFVLQKLSKVIDQTVKGYKPIPVPAKVPSNKPCSPSTPLSQEWMWNQASKFFQEGDIIITETGTAAFGINQSEFPTHAVGISQVLWGSIGFTGGAVLGAAFAAEELDINRRVILFIGDGSLQLTVQEISTMIRWNLRPYLFVLNNNGYTIEKLIHGENAQYNEIQNWKHLKLLETFGAKDYENHRIATTGEWDALLSNKDFNKNSRIRLIEIMLPVMDAPSNLVQQAKITAATNAQQ
- the KAFR0E01510 gene encoding type I glyceraldehyde-3-phosphate dehydrogenase, encoding MTRIAINGFGRIGRIVLRNALSRKSIDVVAVNDPFIPTDYAAYMFLYDTTHGRYKGEVSHDDKHIIVEGHKIAVFQERDPANLPWGKLNIDIVIESTGVFKELDTCQTHIDAGAKKVVITAPSNTSPMFVCGVNEETYKGQNIVSNASCTTNCLAPLAKVINDEFGIEEGLMTTVHSLTATQKTVDGPSHKDWRGGRTASGNIIPASTGAAKAVGKVIPELQGKLTGMAFRVPTFDVSVVDLTVKLKKETSYDEIKKLIKSVAEGKLKGIIGYTEDALVSSDFIGDTRSSIFDATAGIQLSPKFVKLVSWYDNEFGYSARVVDLAEYVAKK